The following is a genomic window from Plasmodium cynomolgi strain B DNA, scaffold: 0313, whole genome shotgun sequence.
TTAACAATTTAGATATttctatattaattttttttaattttatttttatattattatttattttttatattttcatttataattccttttttatttttcctttttttgaaactTAATTAGATGTGAACTAAATATATTCgagttttataaaatttacattGCTTGATATGATATATAGTTTTCTGAGTCGTGAGAAAACTTATCGCCTGCCTCTTTTGAATAAGGTGAAAACGTATCCATGGCATTCATGCTATTTGTGTTGGTTCCACGGAGCCTGCGAATCCAGGGACCTATGGGTGTATacttatatgtaaaaaattaaaatataaacatgtaatGCATTTACTTATTGTTGTTGTACATGTAAAGCAAGTTATTTACATGCTCGtactataatgatatatgtttacaaaatatatacatactctaTATAACATAGTGGCAGTTAACAAAACTGGAGCTGTGCCAAGAATTGAAtcagaaatttttgttctaATATCGGATGATTCAGATGTTGACTGTGTGTGTTGAATAGTTTCTGCAGATGCTTGAAGACCAGCAGTAACTATACCATTTTCAGGCTGTAGTGTGTGTGTTAGATTATTCAGGATTTTAGGAGATTTTGCAGCATGTTGTTGCTTTTGCATTTCATCGTAACATGGAAAAGAAGATAGCACATTATCCGGTTTGTAAGGCATGCACTCATCATAGAAATCTGGACAATTGCTTGTTCTTGGTAAACACACTTTCTCAAAGTGTTCATATaattctgcctttttttgaatatattcataatatgATTCGCACTTTGAAATATCAGAGCTTAGACTTTTTATCGTGGTATAATCAAGATAATATTCAtacaattcttttcttttctgccAGTCATCCTTGGGAGGCAACTTAAAATAATAtccacatttatttttgagaGACTTAGATAATTCTTTATCATCAATATGACTCCATCTCCGTAGGAGTGTACCAAAAGCTTGAACAATAGTAGAATAATTATCAGAACCCAAAATATTAACTAATGCATTGTAAAaccaataatttaatagtGTGCACATATGGTTTTCAGGAATTGAAATATTCCatgattcatatttttctaaatatgttatatacCTTTTACAAATTCCTATCACTTCATCTccatatttctttaattcTTTTGTCTTTAATTCATCTGAATCACAAATCTCACTATAATTAGATGAATGgttatgcacatatattattttattatataaattgttTGTGTGGGTAAATCACTCAAATCTATTTCTGAATGTatctatataaaaagtaaataatatgaatatataaatattgccatgcataaatttttacattgtgctttat
Proteins encoded in this region:
- a CDS encoding CYIR protein (putative;~vir-type antigen), which translates into the protein ICDSDELKTKELKKYGDEVIGICKRYITYLEKYESWNISIPENHMCTLLNYWFYNALVNILGSDNYSTIVQAFGTLLRRWSHIDDKELSKSLKNKCGYYFKLPPKDDWQKRKELYEYYLDYTTIKSLSSDISKCESYYEYIQKKAELYEHFEKVCLPRTSNCPDFYDECMPYKPDNVLSSFPCYDEMQKQQHAAKSPKILNNLTHTLQPENGIVTAGLQASAETIQHTQSTSESSDIRTKISDSILGTAPVLLTATMLYRVCIYFVNIYHYSTSM